In Metarhizium brunneum chromosome 3, complete sequence, a genomic segment contains:
- the FLC2_0 gene encoding Flavin carrier protein 2, producing MHFLRAQYLLITLMGLAFSPVFCIQKLESTALASCQENSRFSASLFNVVFTPNNNSASFQIVATSTVENYVTFDIRAYAYGYQILQRVVDPCQLDVGLCPMQASRLTNKFNQKVDPAFVKDLPGLAYSVPDLDASVRVFINVTGTNESIACLEAKISNGKTVNQLAVKWLTAVIAGLALTASAVIHFLGQFNAAAHLAANALSLFGYFQGQAALGLMAVHLPPIVQSWTQNFQWSMGIIRVGFLQTIATWYQRATGGTPATLLDSLASVSVSVQKRSAHVRRKEDESGMHIVRGIERVAFLSNIETTNLFLTGVMFFVIFVFGTVIAVAGFKGVCQLLVQKGIMKSHRFTDFRRDWRVILKGVLYRVALIGFLQMATLSLWELTRVDSGAEAALAVLFLVGLTGFLGWGAFMVIRTAQRSVAVYQNPAYILYSDSRVLSKLGFLYIQFRASAYYFVIPYLGYIMLKSLFIALAQPRGVVQAVALLVIEAAAVISASVMRPWMDKPTNSFNIAICVVNFLNAIFLFIFTNVIGVPGVVVGVFGVVLFALNAVFACVLLIMVIVSTTLIMLRKNPDARYRLMADDRASFMKSEINLDTVKELDALAATARGDKSRSSLQLGQKRSQSPIAPSVPLLPASSSRLNSSQSALSTHTS from the coding sequence ATGCACTTCCTCCGCGCTCAGTACCTGCTTATAACCCTGATGGGTCTAGCTTTCTCCCCCGTCTTTTGTATACAAAAGTTGGAATCTACAGCTCTCGCCAGCTGCCAGGAAAACTCTCGCTTCTCCGCCAGTTTATTCAACGTCGTCTTCACCCCCAACAACAACTCGGCGAGCTTCCAAATCGTCGCCACGTCCACCGTCGAGAACTACGTCACCTTTGACATTCGCGCCTACGCATACGGCTACCAGATTCTCCAGAGGGTCGTGGACCCGTGCCAGCTCGACGTGGGACTCTGCCCGATGCAGGCCAGCAGGCTCACCAACAAATTCAACCAAAAGGTCGATCCTGCCTTCGTCAAAGACCTGCCGGGCTTGGCGTACAGTGTGCCCGACCTGGACGCTTCCGTCAGAGTCTTCATCAACGTGACGGGGACCAACGAGTCCATCGCctgcctcgaggccaagatATCCAATGGGAAAACGGTCAACCAGCTGGCCGTGAAGTGGCTTACTGCCGTCATTGCCGGTCTGGCCTTGACCGCGTCGGCGGTAATACACTTCCTGGGTCAATTCAATGCCGCTGCTCATCTTGCCGCCAACGCCCTCTCCCTGTTTGGCTATTTCCAGGGCCAGGCTGCCCTCGGGTTAATGGCCGTCCACCTGCCTCCCATTGTCCAGTCTTGGACACAGAATTTCCAGTGGTCCATGGGCATTATCCGCGTCGGCTTCTTACAGACCATTGCGACGTGGTATCAGCGCGCCACGGGAGGCACACCGGCTACGTTATTGGATTCCCTGGCGAGCGTTTCTGTTTCTGTTCAGAAACGCAGTGCGCATGTGAGACGCAAAGAGGACGAGTCGGGCATGCACATTGTCCGTGGTATTGAGAGGGTTGCTTTTCTCTCCAACATCGAGACGACAAACCTGTTTCTGACAGGGGTCATGttcttcgtcatcttcgtcttcggtACTGTTATTGCCGTCGCGGGCTTTAAGGGCGTTtgccagctcctcgtccaaAAGGGAATAATGAAATCCCATCGGTTCACCGACTTCCGCCGGGACTGGCGTGTGATCCTAAAGGGAGTTCTTTACCGGGTGGCCCTCATTGGCTTTCTGCAGATGGCGACCCTTTCACTCTGGGAGCTCACGCGCGTCGACTCGGGAGCTGAAGCGGCTTTGGCAGTTTTGTTCCTGGTCGGTCTCACTGGGTTCCTCGGCTGGGGAGCTTTTATGGTCATTAGAACTGCGCAACGTTCGGTCGCCGTGTACCAAAACCCTGCGTACATCTTGTACTCTGATTCACGGGTGCTCAGCAAATTGGGCTTCTTATACATTCAATTCCGGGCATCAGCTTATTACTTCGTTATCCCTTACCTCGGATATATCATGTTAAAGTCGCTGTTTATTGCGCTTGCTCAGCCAAGGGGCGTTGTGCAAGCTGTCGCGTTGCTAGTgattgaagctgctgctgtcatCAGCGCATCAGTCATGCGGCCGTGGATGGATAAGCCGACTAATTCTTTTAATATCGCTATTTGCGTAGTCAACTTTCTTAACGCAATAttcctttttatatttactaaTGTCATTGGCGTGCCAGGAGTCGTTGTCGGCGTGTTTGGGGTTGTCTTGTTTGCTCTCAACGCTGTTTTCGCCTGCGTCTTGTTGATTATGGTGATTGTGTCAACGACCTTGATAATGCTGAGAAAGAACCCGGATGCGCGCTATCGTCTCATGGCTGATGACCGCGCCTCATTTATGAAGTCAGAAATTAACCTGGACACCGTCAAAGAGTTGGACGCATTAGCAGCTACGGCTCGAGGTGACAAATCTCGATCATCTCTTCAGCTCGGACAAAAGCGGTCGCAGTCGCCTATTGCACCATCTGTGCCGCTTTTACCCGCAAGCAGCAGTCGATTAAACTCGTCTCAATCTGCGTTATCGACACACACGAGTTAA